In Prevotella sp. oral taxon 475, one DNA window encodes the following:
- the sppA gene encoding signal peptide peptidase SppA encodes MKDFFKNVFATVAGLFLFGAITFVFGLMTLIGMIASDETVKGIEDNSVLVLNLSGEITEQGGNDILGKLTGNALNEIGLNDLLSAIRKAKENDKIKGIYIETDMLSARYATLQELRKALQDFRKSGKWIVSYGDLYTQGAYYLASVGNKVFLNPQGKVDWHGLASQPYYIKDLAAKFGVKYQVVKVGTYKSATEFFTETKMSDANRAQVTTFLGGTWDYICREVSESRGVSVKKLNEYADKYLLLAEPEDLVKNNMVDRLLYADQVKAEVKKLLKIDADDEICQVGIADMRNQPEKANDADDRIAVYYAQGDIVQNSAAGMFTSGNDIVAKKVCKDLEDLMNDDDVKAVVVRVNSPGGDAYASEQLWHQIIELRKRKPVVISMGDYAASGGYYMSCGANWIVAQPTTLTGSIGIFGVFPDLSGLVTEKLGVRFDEVKTNRNSAFGNIYARPFNVEEIDILQEYINRGYSLFLKRVAQGRKMPVDEVDKIAQGRVWLGSDAMRRKLVDQLGGMSDAVKKAAQLAKLKDYGVDEYPVLPGWQEQLFNITTQRGTLDNHLRLTLGSYYEPFMLIRKLNEREAIQARMPMEPNIR; translated from the coding sequence ATGAAAGATTTTTTTAAAAACGTATTTGCGACAGTTGCCGGACTTTTTCTTTTTGGTGCCATTACATTCGTTTTCGGATTGATGACTCTTATCGGTATGATTGCTTCGGACGAGACAGTGAAAGGGATAGAAGATAATTCTGTCTTGGTGTTGAACCTTTCAGGTGAGATAACCGAGCAGGGCGGAAACGATATTTTGGGAAAGCTGACGGGGAATGCACTTAATGAAATTGGATTGAACGACCTTCTTTCGGCTATCAGAAAGGCAAAGGAGAACGACAAGATAAAAGGTATCTATATTGAAACCGACATGTTGAGCGCACGCTATGCCACATTGCAAGAATTGCGAAAGGCATTGCAGGACTTTCGCAAGAGTGGTAAGTGGATTGTTTCCTATGGAGATCTTTACACGCAAGGTGCATATTATTTGGCTTCGGTAGGCAATAAGGTGTTCCTCAATCCTCAAGGAAAGGTAGATTGGCATGGCTTAGCTTCGCAACCTTATTATATTAAAGACCTTGCAGCTAAGTTTGGAGTGAAATATCAAGTGGTGAAGGTGGGAACGTATAAGAGTGCTACCGAATTCTTCACTGAGACGAAAATGAGCGATGCAAACCGTGCACAGGTAACGACTTTTCTTGGCGGTACATGGGATTATATTTGTCGTGAGGTGTCAGAAAGTCGCGGAGTTAGTGTAAAAAAGCTGAATGAGTATGCTGATAAATATCTGTTGCTTGCAGAACCGGAAGACCTTGTGAAAAACAATATGGTAGACCGCTTGTTGTATGCGGACCAGGTAAAAGCAGAGGTAAAGAAGCTCCTGAAGATAGACGCTGACGATGAGATTTGTCAAGTGGGTATTGCTGATATGCGAAATCAACCTGAGAAGGCCAATGATGCTGATGATCGAATTGCCGTATATTATGCTCAGGGTGACATCGTGCAGAACAGTGCGGCCGGGATGTTTACCTCGGGTAACGACATTGTGGCGAAGAAGGTTTGTAAGGATTTGGAAGACTTGATGAATGATGACGATGTGAAGGCAGTTGTTGTGCGGGTAAATTCTCCTGGTGGGGATGCTTATGCTTCTGAACAGCTTTGGCACCAGATCATAGAATTGAGGAAACGCAAACCGGTTGTTATTTCAATGGGAGATTATGCTGCATCAGGCGGATATTATATGAGTTGCGGAGCCAACTGGATTGTAGCGCAGCCGACAACGCTAACAGGCAGTATCGGCATCTTTGGCGTATTCCCCGATCTGAGTGGACTGGTAACCGAGAAGCTCGGGGTGAGATTTGATGAGGTGAAGACCAACCGTAACAGTGCGTTTGGCAATATCTACGCCCGTCCGTTCAATGTAGAAGAGATTGATATATTGCAAGAATACATCAATCGCGGTTACTCACTCTTCCTCAAACGTGTTGCCCAAGGTCGGAAAATGCCTGTAGATGAAGTTGATAAGATAGCCCAAGGGCGTGTTTGGTTAGGTAGCGATGCGATGAGAAGAAAGTTAGTAGATCAGCTTGGAGGTATGAGCGATGCGGTGAAGAAAGCTGCACAACTGGCGAAACTAAAAGATTATGGGGTTGACGAATATCCCGTATTGCCGGGTTGGCAGGAGCAATTGTTCAATATAACGACACAACGTGGCACACTTGACAACCACTTGCGATTGACATTGGGTAGCTATTATGAACCGTTTATGTTGATACGCAAACTCAATGAACGCGAAGCCATACAGGCTCGCATGCCCATGGAGCCGAATATTAGATAG
- the lpxK gene encoding tetraacyldisaccharide 4'-kinase: MRTEGDFIKIREWLLPLSWLYGLGVWIRSLLFKIGILKSRAFDIPIISVGNITVGGSGKTPHVEYLVKLLKEDMKVAVLSRGYKRKSRGYVLADAQTPMPRIGDESYQMKEKFTDVYVAVDRKRTRGICRLMEDKDTDDVDVIFLDDAFQHRYVKPGINILLVDYHRLIIYDKLLPAGCLREPQKGKERADIVIVTKCPKDLRPMEYRVLTKAMQLYPYQSLYFTSLEYSPMRQLFGEEERDVDSLKTDEQVLLLTGIASPKQLLHDLQIHTCNIQQMFYADHHQFTAKDVRHINQHFAAIPQPKLIITTEKDAARLKYTKGLSDEVKQHLFVLPVHIRFMHGQEEFNNKIISYVQKNSRNSILVKAKDDHKSQNGHYPGNRTGTISFRNNR, from the coding sequence ATGAGAACCGAGGGTGATTTTATCAAAATACGAGAATGGCTTTTGCCTTTGAGTTGGCTCTACGGATTAGGAGTGTGGATTCGTAGTCTACTCTTCAAGATAGGCATTCTCAAATCACGGGCTTTCGACATTCCTATTATCTCGGTTGGCAATATTACGGTGGGCGGATCGGGTAAGACTCCTCATGTCGAGTATTTGGTGAAATTACTGAAAGAGGATATGAAAGTGGCCGTGCTCTCGCGGGGATACAAACGTAAGAGTCGAGGATACGTATTGGCGGATGCTCAAACTCCGATGCCTAGGATTGGTGATGAGTCCTATCAGATGAAAGAGAAGTTTACTGATGTCTACGTGGCAGTAGACAGAAAACGCACTCGAGGCATATGCCGACTGATGGAAGACAAAGATACGGACGATGTAGATGTCATCTTTCTTGATGATGCCTTTCAGCATCGGTATGTCAAGCCGGGAATAAATATCTTGTTGGTAGACTATCACCGACTGATTATTTATGATAAATTGCTGCCTGCGGGTTGTCTGCGTGAACCTCAAAAAGGTAAAGAGAGGGCCGACATCGTGATTGTTACGAAATGCCCGAAGGACCTGCGACCGATGGAATACCGGGTACTAACAAAGGCCATGCAGCTATATCCCTATCAAAGTCTTTATTTCACCTCATTGGAATATTCCCCCATGCGGCAACTTTTTGGTGAGGAAGAAAGAGATGTAGATTCTCTGAAGACGGATGAACAGGTGTTATTGCTTACGGGTATCGCGTCACCTAAGCAACTCTTGCACGACTTACAAATACACACTTGCAACATACAACAGATGTTTTATGCCGATCATCACCAGTTTACAGCGAAAGATGTGCGACATATCAATCAACACTTTGCTGCTATCCCTCAACCTAAACTTATCATCACAACAGAGAAAGATGCTGCGCGCTTGAAGTATACTAAGGGATTAAGTGATGAAGTGAAACAACATCTGTTTGTTCTTCCGGTGCACATCCGGTTTATGCATGGACAAGAAGAATTTAATAACAAAATCATAAGCTATGTACAGAAAAATTCAAGAAACAGCATCCTGGTTAAGGCAAAGGATGACCACAAATCCCAAAACGGCCATTATCCTGGGAACAGGACTGGGACAATTAGCTTCAGAAATAACCGATAG
- a CDS encoding PH domain-containing protein, translating to MYTFYTPYSKLILGTTIAGMLLMHGIFMFCMGGMARHSVDALSFYLYLLLFIVSIFIVLYAFLIQIKKVTLSNTHLTLHRRMGRVSIPLDCIQSVERKENIIEDIRPKSIAFFFGHYGTFQSKTLGPYHAYVKDPQQMLAIHTSTCIHVFSCERCEELMHLINTRIQQL from the coding sequence ATGTACACTTTCTACACCCCTTATTCCAAACTCATTTTGGGAACAACGATTGCAGGAATGCTACTGATGCACGGCATTTTCATGTTTTGTATGGGCGGTATGGCTCGCCATTCCGTCGATGCTCTCAGCTTTTATCTCTATCTGTTGCTCTTCATTGTCAGCATTTTCATTGTACTTTACGCTTTCCTTATTCAAATCAAGAAGGTAACGCTTTCCAACACTCACCTCACCCTTCATCGTCGAATGGGTCGAGTCTCCATTCCTTTAGACTGCATTCAGAGCGTAGAGCGCAAAGAAAACATCATCGAAGACATTCGTCCAAAGAGCATTGCGTTCTTCTTCGGGCATTATGGAACCTTTCAAAGTAAGACATTGGGGCCCTACCATGCCTATGTAAAGGACCCTCAACAAATGCTTGCCATCCACACCTCGACCTGCATCCACGTATTCAGTTGTGAAAGATGCGAAGAACTCATGCACCTGATCAATACCCGTATTCAACAGTTATAA
- a CDS encoding peptidylprolyl isomerase, producing MAALGKIRSRGKILIGIIGLALFAFIAEQAVESYNTTRNNEKQQVGEVYGEKISVQEFQKLVDEYTEALKMQQGQENLNDEQMNQVKDAVWNSYVQSKLVEDEAKKLGLTVTDQELQNILSQGTNPMLLQTPFVNQQTGRFDVSSLKKFLADYKAQKMTNPQMASQYEAIYKYWTFIEKQLRMQLLAQKYQSLLAHCLLSNPVEAKMAFKEENEESQIQLASLPYSSIDDSKIQVSESDLKAKYDELKPRFRQFVETRNIKYVDVQVDASAADRAALKKQFADYAKDLAVAADPSTVVRKSTSLVNYLGIPVSKEAYPADIAARLDSMGVGSVYGPVENRQDNTLNIIKLMAKTQLPDSVQYRQIQVMGASAEAAHKTADSIYAALNNGADFEALAKKYGQTGEKTWITTRQYQNAPSMDKDTKEYIASLNTLPVNAVKNIALTQGNLIVQVLDRKGMINKYDAAVIKKTVDFSKDTYRTAYNKFNSFVGANPTAEGIVKNAAKSGYRLQEANEVSTAEHYLAGIRSTREALKWLFDAKEGDVSPLYECGDNNHLLVVVLDKINPVGYRSLKDAQVKEIVKAEVIRDKKAEQLMAKLNGVGSIAAAKAKGAMITPVNQITFASPVFITSTGAVEPALSGAVSAVAKGAFDKTPVKGNAGVYLFQVTGRTMRPVKYDAKAQEQKLRQRAMQYASNFMNELYVKAKVVDNRYLFF from the coding sequence ATGGCAGCATTAGGAAAGATTAGAAGCCGTGGCAAGATTCTCATCGGCATTATAGGTCTGGCTTTGTTTGCGTTCATTGCCGAACAGGCTGTGGAAAGTTACAATACCACAAGAAACAATGAAAAGCAGCAAGTGGGCGAAGTGTATGGCGAAAAAATCAGTGTTCAAGAGTTTCAAAAGCTCGTCGACGAATACACCGAAGCCCTAAAAATGCAACAAGGACAAGAAAACCTGAACGACGAACAGATGAATCAGGTGAAAGACGCTGTGTGGAACAGTTATGTACAGTCTAAATTGGTGGAAGATGAAGCCAAGAAGCTGGGATTGACTGTTACCGACCAGGAATTGCAAAACATTCTTTCGCAAGGCACCAACCCAATGCTTCTCCAAACTCCGTTCGTTAATCAGCAAACGGGACGCTTTGACGTGAGCTCGCTCAAGAAGTTCTTGGCCGACTATAAAGCGCAAAAGATGACCAATCCACAGATGGCATCGCAGTATGAGGCTATCTATAAGTATTGGACTTTCATCGAAAAGCAACTTCGTATGCAGTTGCTCGCACAGAAATATCAAAGTTTATTGGCCCATTGTCTGCTCTCTAATCCCGTAGAAGCCAAAATGGCTTTCAAAGAAGAGAATGAGGAAAGCCAAATACAACTGGCCTCTTTGCCTTATTCGAGCATCGATGACAGTAAGATTCAGGTATCGGAATCAGACCTGAAGGCTAAATACGACGAATTGAAACCCCGTTTCAGACAGTTTGTCGAGACCCGTAATATTAAATATGTAGATGTCCAGGTGGATGCATCGGCAGCCGATAGAGCCGCTTTAAAAAAGCAGTTTGCCGACTATGCAAAGGATTTGGCCGTTGCTGCCGACCCGTCGACGGTGGTTCGGAAGAGCACTTCGTTGGTGAATTATTTGGGTATTCCTGTTTCCAAAGAGGCTTATCCCGCAGACATTGCAGCACGACTCGACTCGATGGGAGTGGGCTCTGTCTACGGTCCTGTTGAGAATCGGCAAGACAATACGTTGAATATCATCAAACTGATGGCTAAAACCCAATTGCCCGACTCGGTGCAATATCGACAGATTCAGGTGATGGGAGCTTCGGCAGAGGCGGCACATAAGACGGCCGACTCTATCTATGCGGCTTTGAATAATGGAGCTGATTTCGAAGCGTTGGCCAAGAAATACGGACAGACGGGTGAAAAGACGTGGATTACAACCCGTCAATACCAAAACGCACCGTCGATGGATAAAGATACCAAAGAATATATTGCAAGTCTTAACACTCTGCCTGTGAATGCCGTTAAAAACATTGCGCTGACACAGGGAAACCTCATCGTGCAGGTGCTCGACCGCAAGGGGATGATCAATAAATATGATGCGGCGGTGATTAAGAAAACGGTAGACTTCTCGAAAGATACTTATCGCACGGCTTACAACAAGTTTAACTCTTTTGTCGGAGCCAATCCAACTGCTGAAGGCATTGTGAAGAATGCGGCTAAGAGTGGTTATCGTCTGCAGGAAGCCAATGAGGTGTCTACCGCAGAACATTATTTGGCCGGCATTCGCAGTACGCGTGAGGCACTCAAGTGGCTCTTCGATGCAAAGGAAGGCGACGTTTCTCCTCTCTACGAGTGTGGAGATAATAATCATCTGCTGGTGGTTGTGCTGGATAAAATCAATCCGGTGGGTTATCGCAGCTTGAAAGATGCACAGGTGAAGGAAATCGTTAAGGCCGAAGTGATTCGTGATAAGAAAGCAGAACAGTTGATGGCGAAACTCAATGGAGTGGGAAGCATTGCTGCAGCAAAGGCCAAAGGGGCTATGATTACACCGGTGAACCAAATCACTTTTGCTTCGCCTGTGTTCATTACTTCGACCGGTGCTGTCGAACCGGCACTAAGTGGAGCAGTCTCTGCCGTTGCCAAGGGAGCGTTTGACAAGACTCCGGTAAAAGGAAACGCAGGTGTCTACTTGTTTCAGGTTACCGGTAGGACGATGCGTCCTGTGAAATATGATGCAAAGGCTCAGGAGCAGAAGTTGCGCCAGCGTGCGATGCAGTATGCTAGCAACTTTATGAATGAGCTGTATGTCAAGGCTAAGGTTGTAGATAATCGCTATCTGTTCTTCTAA